CAAAAAAGTATCAAATCTGGCGTGTAATTATCTTTATCACATCTATTATTATCCTATTCTATGTAAACACCCGTTTAGCTATTTTAAATGCTTTTATAGGAATTTTGCTGATCACGTTTTATAAGAAAATAAGTGTTACTGAATTTAAAGCAAATAAGAAACTGGTCTTGGGATTAGCATTATTTATTACCCTTGCCATTGCCTTTGTAAAAGTGTTCCCGTATTCTATTGAAAAATTTACAAGTGTCACGTTTAATAATCTTGATAAAGTAGGAAAATTAGATGATCTTGAAAACCCAGAAAAGACGGCGTATAATGGTTTAGTAACACGTCTGAGTATCTGGAAATCAGGTGTAGAACTAGCGTGCAGAAATTCTGTTTTAGGAGTGGGTGCTGCAGATGGCAAAAAAGAACTTATTAAGTACTTTAAAGAAACACATCAAAATTTTCTATTTAAATATGAGTTTCCGGTACACAATCAATATCTAGATTTCTGGATAAAATTTGGTCTTTTAGGAGCTTTAATTGCCTTTATCTATGTGGGATTATTCGCCTATATAGGCTTTACTTCAAAGCAACTACTGTGTGTTTTTTTCTTTATACTTTTTGCTACATCAAATTTTGTAGATGACTTTTTAATTCGTTTTGATGGGATTGTGTTTAGCGCGCTTTGGCTGAGTATATTCACAAAACATGCTTTGGATGATCCTCAAAATAAATTGAAATAAGCTTTGCAAAATTACGCGAACTATCAAATAGTAGCTTGCAGCGTTCAAAATTAGCTTTGCCTATACGATCGCGATCTTGAGCGGTTGTTAGTTTTGCTATAGTATTAGAAAATTCAGAAGCATCTTTAAAAAGAAAACCGCTTTTTCCATCTGCGACGATGTCTTTATTACCAATAATCGCCGTGGCAACTATGGGTAGCTTACGCGCAGCAGCTTCAAGAAGTGCGATAGGTAAACCTTCCCAAAGAGAGGTTTGCAAATACACATCTATAGTTTCTAAAACAAATAATCCCTCACGTCTGTCTTTAAACCAACCTGTAATTTCAATATTAGGAGCTGTTAAGAGAGCTCTTAATTCACCATCACCAATCCAAATAAATTTGAGGTTAGGATTTTGTAAAGCAATCTCATTAAAAAGTGATGGGTTTCGGGCATAGGTGATTCTTCCAAGAATGCCTATTTTATTAACCGTTATAGACCTTTGTGGCAATTGTTGTGGTGCAGAATCAAAATTTATTCCGTTACGAACCAATAGCGAGGGACCTATTTTTTTTGAATAATGTAATTCTGTATCTCCACAGGCGATAATAGTTCCTCCGGTTAATTTCTGACTTAAAAACTCAATGGTAAGAAACACAAAACGTTTAAAGGAGCTTATGTCTTTTCTTAAGAAGGAATACCCATGTGGTGTATAATAGAGTTTTGTATTAAATCGATAAGTGGCCAGATATGCGAGTCTTCCTAAAATTCCTGCCTTAGAAGAGTGCAGATGTACTATATCGGGTTTGAGCTTTTTTAATGCGTATCGTAATTGTTTAAAGGCTATAAAATCATATTTGGGAGAGATTTCTCTCAACATGGGTATTTTAACCAATGTTGTATTGGGGTGAAAATCATCAGCGACTTTGTTTGGGTCTATTTCCTGTCTTTTGTCACTGTAGATTATGGTGAGATCTATATTAGAATGTGCAGCAAGCACATGGGTTAAATTTATAAAATAGGTGTAAACACCACCTCCTAAAGCTTCTACGATATGAACTACCTTTAATTTACTCATAAAAACGGGCTCTCTAACGTGCTTTATACAATTTTTTAGCAAGGATTATTAACGACAAAAACACAATAAATTAGCACATGTATAATTTTAACCATTAATAACTTGTTTTTATTCAATTTTACAAGTGTATTATTGGTTTTCATTCATTTACTTTTAACTAACTTTATCAAGTTTTGACAACCTCGTTAGCGTTAGTTTTTTATGATTGTAAACGACACTAAACATAATTACCTACTTCAGCCATTAATTGCAAGTATAGATATTCTAATTTTAATTGGTTTCGCGAAATTATTTGATTTCTCTTCGCACAGCTATTTATTATTTTCGGTTTATACATTTTTTAGCTGGTTGATAACAACATATAGTTTTGGATTTTATAGTGTATATAGATTTACACCACTGGTACGTATACTATCCATTATTGGAAAACAATTTTTCCTTTTAATTTTTTGCTCTTTTACTTTCTTCGGAATTTTTAGCGAAATCAATATTTCTATAAGGGCTGTTTTAGAATATGCCTGCTTGAGTATGGGAATAATCGCCATCCTAAAAGTTACTATTTTTAACGTACGAAAAAAATTTAGACAGCAACTGGGTAGCGATACGTTACGGGTAATTATCATAGGATGCAATCCTAAAACAGAGCGATTAAAGAACTTTTTTAATTATAATCCCGCATACGGATTTCAACTAATAGCAAACCTCAACTTACTCGATCCTGAAGTAACTATAGATTCTGTAAAAGAGTACATTCTTAATAATAATATTAGTCAGGTTTTTTGCTCTATAGCAGAGCTTAAGAATAAAGAAATAAGAGAGTTAATTCATTTTGCAGACAATAATTTAATCAGTTTAAAATTCTTACCAGATAACAAGAAAATTTTCACAAAGAAAATGGAGTTTCAGTATTATGGCATAACACCCATTTTGTCTCTTCGTACATTACCTATAGATACACCTGTTAATCTATTTTTAAAGCGCCTGCTTGACCTTACTATAAGTCTATTTGTGGTTATAGGTATATTATCATGGTTGACACCCTTAATAGCAATTATCATCGTTTGTGATTCTAAAGGACCTATATTCTTTAAACAAAAACGTAACGGGATAGGTGGGAATGAGTTTTACTGCTTTAAGTTTAGATCTATGAAAGTAAATGGGACTGCAGATGCCACTCAAGCAAGTAAAACCGATGTTAGAACAACTAAAGTAGGTAGTTTTTTACGTAAAACAAGTTTAGATGAGTTGCCTCAATTTTACAATGTTTTAATGGGAGACATGTCTGTGGTGGGGCCGCGGCCGCATATGGTTGCACATACGCATTCATTTGCAACACAGGTAGATAAATTTATGCTTAGACATCTGGTAAAACCCGGTATTACAGGCTTAGCTCAGGTAAGTGGTTACCGCGGAGAGATAGAAACTAAGCGTGATATAAAAAACAGAGTGCGTTTTGATATATTTTATGTTGAAAACTGGTCTATTTTAATGGATCTACGTATTATCGCTAAAACGTTTATTAAAGTGATTTATGGCGACAATAAGGCCTATTAAAAAGGCAAACCCCTTAGTTTCTATAGTTACTCCCTGCTTTAATTCTCAAAAGTATATTCTCGACACCATTAACTCTGTTCAAAATCAAACGGTAACAGACTGGGAGTTGTTACTCATTAACGATGCTTCTACAGATCATACAGAACGAATTATAAAAGAGTGCCAAACGTTCGACTCACGGATAAAATATTTTAAACATAATCACAACCGGGGACCGGCTTACGCACGCAACCTCGGTATAGAAAATGCAAAAGGGAAATACCTTGCTTTTTTAGATGCAGATGATGTGTGGCTCCCATTATTTTTAGAATCTTGTATTGCCAGAAATAAAGCTTTCGTATTTACTTCAGCATTGCGTGTAGATGAGAATTTAAAACCGATGTTATCCCCATTTATTGTCCCTGAAAAAGTATCTTATTCAGATGTGTTAAAGAGTAATTCAATCATTTGTTCTACAGCCTTTATAGATATTGAAAAACTGGGGAAACTCTATATGCCGCTCATTAAAAAGCGTCAGGATATGGGACTGTGGCTACAGTACCTTAAAAAAACAGAGTATGCTTTTGGTATTAAAAAGCCTTTGGCTATGTATAGAATTAGAGAGAATTCGCTTTCGCGGAATAAAAAAAACCTACTAAAACACCAGTGGGATTTTTATCGAAAGGTAGAAAAAATCTCTTTTTTTAAATCGGTTTATTATATGATATGTTGGGCGTATTTTGGCTACAAAAAGTACAATTCTTAGTTTAAAAATCTCTTTTAAACTGTCTCAATTTACCTCGATTACTTCGGTCTAAAAAGGGTTGCTTTACAATAACAAATTCAATTTCCTGATTTAAATATGTCTTTAGCGCTTTTTCAATTTTAGCAAGTTGAAATTCATTAAAAGCTATATCTGCTACATACTTTATGGTGAATTTATTAGGCTTATTCTGGTTTATAATAAACTCTTTTACGTTGCCACTATCTTCAATTACGGTCTTAGTAACATAATAAAAAGCCAGCGCAGGAACTTTCTTTCCATTAGTTAAAATTGCAAAATCTCCTATTCTTCCGTCAAGATTTGTTAGAACGGTGTTGTTGTGTTCATCTAAATTAATAACTCCCAAGTCTCCAATCTGATATCGAATAAATGGATGTGCCTTGTTAAACAGGGAAGTGATCACAATTTTACCGCTCGTACCATTAGGAACAGGTTTATTTTGGTCGTCTAAAATCTCTACATAGAGCAATGCAGTATCAATTTTTAAAGGATTTTCTGCTTTTCCGAAGGCGATTACTCCTGTTTCAGATGAGCCGTATTCATTCAATACAGGAATGCCAAATTGCTGTTCGAGAAGTAATTTGTCATCTTTGAGTAGGATTTCTGCAGTTACAATACAATGTGTTAAACTGGGACAAATTTGTTTTAAAATGAGATTTTTAGAACGTAAATAGTGCGCAAATAACACTAAAGTGCTGGTATAGCCATTTAAATGCCCAAATTTTACACGCTTAAACTGATTGATAAATTTCTCAAAATTTTGATCTGAAGCGTCAAATATTGAAAAGCGATATCTGTTGCTTAGAACATCTTTTAAACGCTCTTTATAAATGGGCATTCCGCCTTGCGGAATACCATAAAACCGAGCCTCATAGGAGGTGTTGAGGTTAACTCCTGCAAGTAGGTAAAGATCTTGAATAGATGCCCAGGTGAGTGCGTGGCAGTATTTGTCTTTTGCAAAAATAAAGGGATTTCCTGAAGATCCTGAGGTCTTGTGTACGTGAGAATTTCTTTTAGAAAAACCTTCAGACAAACGCTCTTCTAAGGGTTTTTGCAAATCTGCTTTTGTTAATACGGGAAGCGAATCCCAGCCTGTAGGGTTACCGGCTACGAAGTTTCTATAAAAGGAGTTATTTCTTAAATGGAATTCTAAAATTTGAGATCTTCTTTTTATATAATACTGTGCACTATCTGTAGCAACTTCGCGTTTTAAAGCCTCAAGTTTTCTTTTCGCGGAGGCGATATCAAAACCATTAAAACGTAAACTGAGGTTTGTTAAATTCACAAGACTAAAATTAGTAGGTCAATTTACAAACATTTATTTTTGACGCTTAATCTAATTACAAGTAACTACGATGAATATTTTAATTCTAGGTTCTGGTGGTCGTGAACATACTTTCGCCTATAAAATTGCTCAAAGTCCCAAATGTGATCGCTTATTTGTTGCCCCGGGAAATGCAGGAACTGCAAAATTGGCGACAAATGTTGACCTTAATGTAAATGATTTTGAAGCTGTTAAAAAACTTGTTTTAGCAGAACAGATAGAAATGGTTGTCGTGGGACCAGAAGATCCGCTTGTAAATGGGGTTTATGACTTTTTTAAAAATGACAAAGCATTAGAAAAAATTGCTGTCATAGGGCCTTCAAAGCGAGGTGCTTTACTAGAAGGAAGTAAAGAACGCGCTAAAGAATTTATGGCTATGTACAACATTCCTACAGCTGCTTATAAAAGTTTTACAGCTGAAAGTCTTGATGCAGGGAAGTCATTTTTAGAAGAATTGAAGCCTCCCTATGTGCTTAAAGCAGATGGCCTTGCTGCCGGAAAAGGAGTTGTAATTCTACAGAATATTGAAGAAGCAAAAGCCGAATTAGAAGACATGCTTACCAATAAGAAGTTTGGTGCGGCAAGTGAAACAGTAGTTATTGAAGAATTTCTTGACGGTATAGAGTTGAGTGTTTTTGTACTTACAGATGGTAAAAATTACATCACATTACCTACAGCAAAAGACTACAAACGCATAGGTGAAGGAGATAAAGGTTTAAATACAGGAGGAATGGGTGCTGTCTCTCCGGTGCCGTTTGCAGACGCTGCTCTAATGGAGAAGATAGAAAATCGTATCGTTAAACCTACCGTTGCAGGTTTAGCTACAGAAGATATCGAGTACAAAGGATTTATTTTTATAGGTTTGATTAAAGTAGGTGATGAGCCTAAAGTAATTGAATACAATGTGCGTATGGGCGATCCTGAAACAGAGGTTGTTTTACCACGTATTAAGAATGATCTGGTCACAATGTTTGAAAAAGTTGCGGCTCAGAAACTAGATGAGGTTGAGCTTGATTTAGATCCCAGGTATGCCGCAACGGTTATGCTTGTTAGCGGCGGTTATCCCGAGGCTTATGAAAAAGGAATGAAATTAACAGGTTCTGAAACCATAGAAGATGCTCTTGTATTTCACGCAGGGACATCACTAAGAGATGGGGAAATCATTACCGCAGGAGGTCGTGTTATGGCAATAACTTCGCTTCATGAGGATTTTAGAAAAGCCTTAGATAATTCTTATGAGAATATAAAGAAAATCTCATTTGATAAAATGAATTATAGAACAGATATTGGTTTTGATCTCTAGTATAGCAAACAAAAAGCCTGCTCATAGCAGGCTTTTTGTTTAATCTATAATTAAAAAGGAGCTTATTTATTTAGATTGTGATGCTCGTCTTTATCAAACTTTTTTAATTGTAATGTCCAATAAGTAAATGCAGTTGCAGCAATTAGTATAAATACAAAATTGAGTAAATTTGCAGCAATCCAGCTGCTATCTTGTAACTCACGTATTGCATCTAACGGCGCTAAAGCAACATTCACAAAAAAATCTTGAATACCGTAAAATAAATCTTTCAATTCCATAATTGTATACTTTTACATCGTTATTAGCGAAGTCGCACGTTCAATGTCTTATTGTGCGGTGCAAAAATATAAAAAACTAGGATGCTTACAAGCTTTTTTAGCGTTTCAAAACCTATAAATTTTGCAATTATTGTAATTGCAGTGATTCTTTATTTTTCGAGTTTCTATGTGTTGTCAGATTCTAACGGGTTAACTGCTTACTCAATACTAAATCAATTCTTCATTTTACTGGTTTATTTATTTTCTTTGGGTGTTCTTAATTTTGTGGTTAAACGCAATACGCTTAGCAGGCGCAACACCTATATTGTTTACCTTTTTGTATGCTTTACATTTGCGGTACCTGCCACTTTTTTTAATACAAACATCATACTTTCGGGAGCATTTGTACTTCTTGCTTTAAGACGTATCATAAGCTTAAAATCGCCTAATGATTTTAATAAAAAATTATTTGACGCAGCGTTTTGGATTACAATTGCCTCCTTATTTTTCTTCTGGAGTTTCTTGTTTTTAATAGTGCTGTATTTTGCAATTTTGTTTTACGGCCGTCTTGACTATAGAAACTGGTTAATTCCTTTTACAGGCATTTTTGCAGTTCTAATTATTGCATTAACCTATGGAATGTATACAGATGGGGCTTTAGCATTTGCTTTAAATTATGTGCAATTACCCACATTAGATTTTACAGCATATAGTTCAATTAAATTGCTGCTCCCGGCATCTTTCTTTTTAGCATTGTATTTATGGTGTGGAATTTATTACGTATCTCAAATTTCTGATGCGCGTCAAAAATTAAAATCTTCTTACTTTATAATACTTATTAGTTCTGCGATAGCTCTGTTAATTATTCTCTTTCTGGCGCCTTTACGAGATGGCAGTGAATTGTACTTTATCTTTGGCCCGTTAGCAATTATTAGCGCTACTTATATTGAAAACCATAAGAGTTTTTGGTTTAAAGAAATGCTGTTGTGGCTTGCATTACTCATTCCTATATTTTTATTGTTTTGGCACAGTTAGATTTAGTAAAACTTGAGCAAGAGCTCAAAAAACGTTGGCCTTACAGGGATATTTGGTTTAGAAAGCAAAATAATACCTGGGATACATACAGTAATTTTATTTATACGATTCAAGAGTTTGAAGTTCTTTTAGAACGCATTAAAGAAAGCGTAGAAACCCATAATTTAAATAAAAAGCACTTTTTTTATTATGCAGTTAACCGCTGGTATAATTTCTGGAGCGCCTGTGCTGTAGAGCAATTATTTATTGAATTAGATGGTGTAGATGCTGCAAAAAACAAAAAAGACAGGCTCGTAGATTTTAGTATACAGGGCATCAAATTTGATTTAAAAACGTCTAAGTTTCCAAAGGGTTTTGGTAGAAATTTAGACTATGCAAAATCCCATCAGGAAAGACTTATAAAGTGGCTATATCTTAATCAAAGCACCGGCAGACGCTATCATATAGAAAACAGGTTGTTTCTTATTGTTTACAGTACAAACGGGGATCATTATAAGTTAAAAGCCGAAATAAGCTGGCTAAAAACACATATTGAAAATTATGTTGCATCTTTTGACCCTGATAATTTAAAAAGACCACATATTACCGAAACTAAACCTGCTTACTCAGATATAATCTGGGCTATTCGATGAATTATATAGGCTCAAAACATAAACTTTCAGACTGGTTACTCACAAATATTAATGCTGTTTGTGGAAAAGATTTGTCGACACATACTTTTTGCGATCTCTTTGCCGGGACGGGTAGTGTAGGCAGAACGTTTAAACCTCTGGTTAAAGGAGTTATTGCAAATGATCTTGAATATTATAGTTATATTTTAAACCGAAATTACATAGGCAACAACACGGCTTTAAATTCTGAAGAATACATTAACCGCTTAAATACCTTAGAACC
The sequence above is a segment of the Leeuwenhoekiella sp. MAR_2009_132 genome. Coding sequences within it:
- a CDS encoding O-antigen ligase family protein, whose amino-acid sequence is MIVSERTYRFNYNIWLIILAVSLIFRLPATLLLILFVAYNLFFYKHLKFIKKRLLFIGLIASPFLLDLIFLWNNELLQEGLKHAEKRISMLLLPFFILTQNHRFNTALIVRCYAILTTLILSFCLIRFAVISPELWAKYLNGVDLWEMGYRFASSINMHAPALNLHVAFVVVINFYFLKEGFTKVSKKYQIWRVIIFITSIIILFYVNTRLAILNAFIGILLITFYKKISVTEFKANKKLVLGLALFITLAIAFVKVFPYSIEKFTSVTFNNLDKVGKLDDLENPEKTAYNGLVTRLSIWKSGVELACRNSVLGVGAADGKKELIKYFKETHQNFLFKYEFPVHNQYLDFWIKFGLLGALIAFIYVGLFAYIGFTSKQLLCVFFFILFATSNFVDDFLIRFDGIVFSALWLSIFTKHALDDPQNKLK
- a CDS encoding DUF6341 family protein, with protein sequence MELKDLFYGIQDFFVNVALAPLDAIRELQDSSWIAANLLNFVFILIAATAFTYWTLQLKKFDKDEHHNLNK
- a CDS encoding glycosyltransferase family 2 protein, whose product is MATIRPIKKANPLVSIVTPCFNSQKYILDTINSVQNQTVTDWELLLINDASTDHTERIIKECQTFDSRIKYFKHNHNRGPAYARNLGIENAKGKYLAFLDADDVWLPLFLESCIARNKAFVFTSALRVDENLKPMLSPFIVPEKVSYSDVLKSNSIICSTAFIDIEKLGKLYMPLIKKRQDMGLWLQYLKKTEYAFGIKKPLAMYRIRENSLSRNKKNLLKHQWDFYRKVEKISFFKSVYYMICWAYFGYKKYNS
- a CDS encoding DUF6427 family protein, which translates into the protein MLTSFFSVSKPINFAIIVIAVILYFSSFYVLSDSNGLTAYSILNQFFILLVYLFSLGVLNFVVKRNTLSRRNTYIVYLFVCFTFAVPATFFNTNIILSGAFVLLALRRIISLKSPNDFNKKLFDAAFWITIASLFFFWSFLFLIVLYFAILFYGRLDYRNWLIPFTGIFAVLIIALTYGMYTDGALAFALNYVQLPTLDFTAYSSIKLLLPASFFLALYLWCGIYYVSQISDARQKLKSSYFIILISSAIALLIILFLAPLRDGSELYFIFGPLAIISATYIENHKSFWFKEMLLWLALLIPIFLLFWHS
- a CDS encoding exopolysaccharide biosynthesis polyprenyl glycosylphosphotransferase, whose translation is MIVNDTKHNYLLQPLIASIDILILIGFAKLFDFSSHSYLLFSVYTFFSWLITTYSFGFYSVYRFTPLVRILSIIGKQFFLLIFCSFTFFGIFSEINISIRAVLEYACLSMGIIAILKVTIFNVRKKFRQQLGSDTLRVIIIGCNPKTERLKNFFNYNPAYGFQLIANLNLLDPEVTIDSVKEYILNNNISQVFCSIAELKNKEIRELIHFADNNLISLKFLPDNKKIFTKKMEFQYYGITPILSLRTLPIDTPVNLFLKRLLDLTISLFVVIGILSWLTPLIAIIIVCDSKGPIFFKQKRNGIGGNEFYCFKFRSMKVNGTADATQASKTDVRTTKVGSFLRKTSLDELPQFYNVLMGDMSVVGPRPHMVAHTHSFATQVDKFMLRHLVKPGITGLAQVSGYRGEIETKRDIKNRVRFDIFYVENWSILMDLRIIAKTFIKVIYGDNKAY
- the purD gene encoding phosphoribosylamine--glycine ligase translates to MNILILGSGGREHTFAYKIAQSPKCDRLFVAPGNAGTAKLATNVDLNVNDFEAVKKLVLAEQIEMVVVGPEDPLVNGVYDFFKNDKALEKIAVIGPSKRGALLEGSKERAKEFMAMYNIPTAAYKSFTAESLDAGKSFLEELKPPYVLKADGLAAGKGVVILQNIEEAKAELEDMLTNKKFGAASETVVIEEFLDGIELSVFVLTDGKNYITLPTAKDYKRIGEGDKGLNTGGMGAVSPVPFADAALMEKIENRIVKPTVAGLATEDIEYKGFIFIGLIKVGDEPKVIEYNVRMGDPETEVVLPRIKNDLVTMFEKVAAQKLDEVELDLDPRYAATVMLVSGGYPEAYEKGMKLTGSETIEDALVFHAGTSLRDGEIITAGGRVMAITSLHEDFRKALDNSYENIKKISFDKMNYRTDIGFDL
- a CDS encoding phenylacetate--CoA ligase family protein, whose product is MNLTNLSLRFNGFDIASAKRKLEALKREVATDSAQYYIKRRSQILEFHLRNNSFYRNFVAGNPTGWDSLPVLTKADLQKPLEERLSEGFSKRNSHVHKTSGSSGNPFIFAKDKYCHALTWASIQDLYLLAGVNLNTSYEARFYGIPQGGMPIYKERLKDVLSNRYRFSIFDASDQNFEKFINQFKRVKFGHLNGYTSTLVLFAHYLRSKNLILKQICPSLTHCIVTAEILLKDDKLLLEQQFGIPVLNEYGSSETGVIAFGKAENPLKIDTALLYVEILDDQNKPVPNGTSGKIVITSLFNKAHPFIRYQIGDLGVINLDEHNNTVLTNLDGRIGDFAILTNGKKVPALAFYYVTKTVIEDSGNVKEFIINQNKPNKFTIKYVADIAFNEFQLAKIEKALKTYLNQEIEFVIVKQPFLDRSNRGKLRQFKRDF
- a CDS encoding glycosyltransferase, encoding MSKLKVVHIVEALGGGVYTYFINLTHVLAAHSNIDLTIIYSDKRQEIDPNKVADDFHPNTTLVKIPMLREISPKYDFIAFKQLRYALKKLKPDIVHLHSSKAGILGRLAYLATYRFNTKLYYTPHGYSFLRKDISSFKRFVFLTIEFLSQKLTGGTIIACGDTELHYSKKIGPSLLVRNGINFDSAPQQLPQRSITVNKIGILGRITYARNPSLFNEIALQNPNLKFIWIGDGELRALLTAPNIEITGWFKDRREGLFVLETIDVYLQTSLWEGLPIALLEAAARKLPIVATAIIGNKDIVADGKSGFLFKDASEFSNTIAKLTTAQDRDRIGKANFERCKLLFDSSRNFAKLISIYFEDHPKHVL